The Astyanax mexicanus isolate ESR-SI-001 chromosome 21, AstMex3_surface, whole genome shotgun sequence genome contains the following window.
ttctgtactttttattaatagtttttatGTCTAGAGATGGACCGATTAGTGTTTAGGGACCAATCACTGATCTCAATCGCCTTTAAACTTAAGTGCCACATTAACCTCTCTGGGCAAATTTAGTAATTTCGACCTAATTTTGGCCATCTTTGAACAAATAACGGAAATCTATGTGTAGATTAAAATTTAAGactcataaaaacaaaaaaaagccctGTAATCCTCATGTGAAGCTTTAAGTAGGAACAAAACCAAAAAGAGCTGCTTATCCAGAGCTTAAacatctggttagtggtgtttgttagctctgctactcactgattgggctgaaaatGCTCTGTGGAGAGCAGTATAATTCAGTTACTGGGGTTAAAACCTAAAAGTTTGCAGTTATGTATGtggatagtggtgtttgttagctctgctactcactaaTTGGGCTAAAACATGCACTGCTGAGAGCTCTATTATtgggttagtggggttaaaagcCCTTGATTCTCTTTTCTCTACGTATTTTACACAATCCACGGATATAAACAGCAGAAACcgtggaaaaaaacaataatttgccATGCAGAGCTGAGCTGAGCCAAACCTTTAGTGTGACAATGTTAACGAGTGAGTGTGCAGCTCCTGAATATGATCTGATTGGCTCTCAAATTCGGCTGATTAAAGAAATATCAGCCAATCGTAGAGCACGGATTTTGGCTTGGAAATAAGAAAATACAGATACACAGCAGAGCTATCTTTCCAtctctagtttttttttctttttagacaaAGTATAGTTGGCTGCTCCCTTCCCTGCTGTgttcagagagtgtgtgtgtgtgtgtgtgtgtgtgtgtgtgtaacaggacgtgtagagtgtgtgtgcttGGCGGGGTCGCGTGGCACAGGGTGGAAGGTCACTGGAAACAGGAAATGTACCTGGAGACTTCAGTTTCCACTCAGACAGGGGGGGTGTgggggtgtgtttggtgtgttgggTGTGAAACAcacagtctacacacacacacacacactgtgcagcaGCAGTGTAGGAAGCAGGAAGTGAGGCGTTAGTGGGTCAGTCTGACTGGTGGAGAGTTTCTGTTTATACTGAAACCTggtacaccacctctctaggtcgggttatccgctcacatggtttttcctaccactgctttgctgacgacactcagctatacctgtcattctcaccagatgatcactcaatctctgcacggatatcgcagtgtctctcagacatatccgcatggatgaaggaacatcacctccaactaaacctctcaaagactgaacttctggttataccagcaaaaccttctattcaacacaactttgccataaccatcgactctctctctctctcaccgacaaagcttgctaggaacctgggtgttctggttgatgaccagcttctcttcacgcaccatgtggcctcagtttctcgatcctgccgctttgcgctttacaacatcggaaaaattcgaccgtttctgacgcaacaggccacccaactcctggtgcaagcagtcgtcatctcacgcctcgactactgcaatgccctgctaactggcctcccggcctgtgtagtaaaaccactccagatgatccagaatgcagcagcacgtctggtcttcaaccagccaaaacgggctcatgtcaccccgctgctcattgagctccactggctaccggttgctgctcgcatcaaattcaaagctcttacaatcgcctacaaggtgatgacagtacaggctccttcctacctgcactcactcctgaaggcttacgctacctcccggccgctgcgctcctccaatgaatgtcgcctcgctttgccaaacaaacactcacacaaagcaatccagactgttctcatacagagttccccaatggtggaacaaactaccttccactaccagatcaggagaatctctcactatctttaataaactcctgaagacagagctcttcaaagagcacttactctcctaacacctctaactaactaccttctactaccagatcaggagaatctctcactatctttaataaactcctgaagacagagctcttcaaagaacacttactctcctaacacctctaactaactaccttccactaccagatcaggagaatctctcgctatctttaataaactcctgaagacagagctcttcaaagagcacttactctcctaacacctctaactaactaccttctactaccagatcaggagaatctctcgctatctttaataaactcctgaagactgagctcttcaaagagcacttactctcctaacacctctaactaactaccttctactaccagatcaggagaatctctcactatctttaagaaactcctgaagacagagctcttcaaagagctcttactctcctaacacctctaactaactaactaattctaacctcatctccttcttcctcttctctactcctctatcccattatttccctctgacctccttaaggccctatctatagatgcttaatttttaacttctattatttttgtacttaacctcttctattatttgcacttcaatattgtaagtcgctttggacaaaagcgtctgccaaatgtaatgtaatgtaatgtaatgtaatgtaatgtaatgtaatggtttaACAACAGGAGCTGTTCTTTACCCTGTAaaacagggatgggcaacttccatgatggagagggccacatttttttcagcatgaccattggagggccacatgacctcgcacttcaaataattgaatatgaaaaacgctacaaatgattttcaataagaacaaattttatatgaatttatatctgtatgtttacagcaccaacatttatcaacaactattttctgcatattaatgcattttaatacggcaaaagacaaaccgtttgcttaaaaaaagtgcaaaaaggaagtccttcatatcaaagaacaaaaagtttgcttaaaaaaagtgcaaaaaggaagtccttcatatcaaagaaacccaaaggtttgcttaaaaaactgattgcaaatacagtagttcctctgtgtaaaataagttcattataacaagtccttcataagcaacaaggacaaaacatttgcttataaaagtgcaaaaggcatttgaactcatttataacaaagaacaaaaaagatttaaaaactgattgcaaatagctcattcaataatagcagaaaactagaccacagaggcccaacatttgttgaagctaatgagagagctgtggtttggcctgctggctcacaatggactggatgtcaatgtcaattttcgtggttgtttggcaaaagtagaattacgtttttttttttttttttttttaattatgaaattatgaaataatttttgatctattcgcgggccgcactgagtgatgacgagggccgccagttgcccatccctgctgtAAAAGAACCCACCTGACTGGACCACCAGCACTGATCCACAGTAAATATTTATATACGGCCCTGTGAACCAATTAGAACACTCCATTAGAACCACTGTCCTGCTGAAACTCATTTAAACATATGGACAGTTGAGCTTTATGTGAACAATATTGAGATATTGATGTAATATAACTaaacatttaccatatttttagctCTATAagctgcatttaaaatcctttaatttccgcaaaaaatcatcagagcttcttatgtatgaattaaaaccactccactgaagtacagaattAACTTTTCTCACCCAGCACTcgattgactttaaaatatatatttttaagaattacagttttgtttacttaacttaactaacTTGGGTGTCTAGATACCACCTTGTCTAGGTCTTGTGTAGTTCTTGCCTCGACAAAGCAGAGACCTGTGTATTGAAAATGGTCAGTACCGACCAAAAATCTCCAAGAAAGAGGGACGACTCACAAACTGGCGCCAGGGTCACGGCACCAAAATCTCATTTGATACTCATGGAGGTCCCAGCTCATAACTAATAAAacctgctgtaggatctgctgctaacatcGGAAGGTGTCCAGATACCACAGATACCACCTCTAGATGTTAGCAACAGATCCTTTACCATCGAATTCTGTATGTTTTGAGATGCATGGGACCTTTATTTGCATCAATGAGCTTTTGGCACcatggtaggtactgaccactgcattgACCTGGAACCTTCTACAGTGCCTttctgatgttctggagatgttctgacccagtcgtcTAGCCAGAAACCACAGATaccaccttcagaggtcttgtagagTCCATGTCTCACCGGGTCACAGCTGTTTTGGACTCATAATTGGGACAAAGCGCAAGAATTTTctcattatcatttttttctctacttttttCCTCTcaatcactccatcactccatctcaCTCTCCTTCACTGATTAAAAGCAGTATCGGCTTTCAGCGGGGTGTGTTTGCGCATTCCACACAAGGTCACCCACCCtctccaacacacactctctctctctctacacaaaCGACTGCCAGAGGGCAACATCTTTTAACCATTACTAATTTACTCACCTCATAACTGCCCTGTATTAACAACAATTACAGCACTACTATAAAACTCTGCATTCAGGAACACAGCTCCAACATCTGCACACAAACAGCTGGACGCAATCTAACACTTATAAAATCTGTAGTttaataattaaagtaaaaaaatagggAGAGAAAAGTAAATGCAGATCgtttattacatttactttcacttcatttctttgattttcacttgatttatttgtttgcagGCAGCATGATACTATTCGATACGTTTAGGTGTGTGCAATaatatatcgtatcgtacgcaataatcaGAGGtcatttttaaaataggtcattttacttttactgaagttcattttgacacaagtatttTACTTCGCTatattggaaaactcccaattactgagtaaaaaaatgaaaaaacaaaagttttttgtatgttttcacgTTTtgatgataattccttaagtttttattggaaacacattaaacaatctgcttaaatgtttaaaaaaacatgtaaatagcatttaaaaaataataatgaactgtaaaactgtaaaaaaaaaaaatcagtttatagtcacatatatgaccataaccttttaacagtaaagaaaagcaatggattatagaaacctgtgtcacttgttcttaaaaaatgttttatggggtgatctGAACAAAATAcggcctgaaaggtccaaattatttaatttaataattatttaatttatgatttgtactttttttttttacatcaaataattaaaagttactatgcaacttttactcaaagtacattttaaattgagtactttttttagatgggtacttttactttttcttgagtagaattttagcaaagtaaaagtacttttacttaattacaatttttcagtactttttctctgaaaaatataaatatggtaaatgatattataccctgaaccTATGGTGCCATATCaattactttttttctgttttcagcaaaagaaaTATTCACACTTTTCATGatttcccattatttatctactagagacagattgtatctgtTTCAGGTGTTCACCTCACATGGTCCAACAGTGGTGATGCCGACCTGGTTCTGCTCTCGTGATTGGTTCCTTAAAGTGGGTCCGTTTGACGAGGGCGGCAAGGTGAGTCTTTTAGTAATGTTAACAGtcctttttaattattaaattaaaaagagcTGGTGTTTCAAAGGCCATTAAAATGGGATTTTTAGCtacaattgttttttgtttttttgtaaagagCTGGGTTTGAGTCTTTTTTTAGCTCTCTTAAGGATAgtttaatatttgtaataattttcactgttatatttcaATAAGTTCTgaactgtaaattaatactaaactcatccattAATACATAAAACTCAAAGTAGATGTCAGCTTTATAAgatagagtctcctggaattcaggcgttcagttaacagctgtgctgaactcatcaagagttaattacttgtatttTTCTCTCTCAGGGAGTTCCGGAGGATCTGCTGTGGTTCTATCGTTCTCTCAGGCTGGGCGGTTCTGTACTCAGAGTGGACGAGTGTCTGCTGATCTATCGTTACCACCAACATGCTGCTACACACTCAGTACTGGAGTGAGTACAcagaaatattctcatttacagcatttatttgcagaaaatgaaataaaacaatttggtggaataactctggtttttaatcacagtttttttcatgcatcttggcatcatgttctcctccaccagtcttacacactgcttttggataactttatgctgctttactcctggtgcaaaaaatcaagcagttcagtttggttcagaggttttcaatttggtaaaattaagaaaCTCGtagtttttaagtgctctcttatttttttattttattgtgtttggaTGCAGCTGGATAAAATGTGTTTGGATGCAGCTGGATAAAAGGTGTTTGGATGCAGCTGGATAAAAGGTGTTTGGATGCAGCTGGATAAAATGTGTTTGGATGCAGCTGGATAAAAGGTGTTTGGATGCAGCTGGATAAAAGGTGTTTGGATGCAGCTGGATAAAATGTGTTTGGATGCAGCTGGATAAAATGTGTTTGGATGCAGCTGGATAAAATGTGTTTGGATGCAGCTGGATAAAATGTGTTTGGATGCAGTTGGATAAAAGGTGTTTGGATGCAGCTGGATAAAAGGTGTTTGGATGCAGCTGGATAAAAGGTGTTTGGATGCAGCTGGATAAAATGTGTTTGGATGCAGCTGGATAAAATGTGTTTGGATGCAGCTGGATAAAATGTGTTTGGATGCAGTTGGATAAAATGTGTTTGGATGCAGCTGGATAAAAGGTGTTTGGATGCAGCTGGATAAAAGGTGTTTGGATGCAGCTGGATAAAATGTGTTTGGATGCAGCTGGATAAAATGTGTTTGGATGCAGCTGGATAAAAGGTGTTTGGATGCAGCTGGATAAAATGTGTTTGGATGCAGCTGGATAAAAGGTGTTTGGATGCAGCTGGATAAAATGTGTTTGGATGCAGCTGGATAAAAGGTGTTTGGATGCAGCTGGATAAAAGGTGTTTGGATGCAGCTGGATAAAAGGTGTTTGGATGCAGCTGGATAAAAGGTGTTTGGATGCAGCTGGATAAAAGGTGTTTGGATGCAGCTGGATAAAAGGTGTTTGGATGCAGCTGGATAAAAGGTGTTTGGATGCATTGTAGAAACAAATCTAGCAGTCTatggtctctcaccaggaggtacactacccagaagtagcctctgagagctttTTCTCTTATAGGGCAGCAGGGAGAGCACTtctttacgccctcttgtggatAAAAGACCCAGTGTCCAATCAGATCACAgctgtaatcatttatatatcCGCCATGTCAGAGAGAGTATTCTGGGATGAgttatgtttctgtttctgtgggTCCAGAATCATTGAGTCAGTTGATGACCaaacatgttttcttcatttctctCGCATTCTGTCATTCcctgagtcacacacacacacacacacttatacacacacacacacacacttatacacacacacacacacacttatatacacacacacagcagggtaGGGTTGGGTTTCTGATGGGCAAACTCAGATTAACTGTGGAAAATCAATAATGAGCATGAAAATCCCCCACCGTCCCACCActttcccaacacacacacacacacacacacacaatagcagACTAAACTCTCTGCAATACCCttggtttcagaagaaacaatactttttttcatatatttaaaaaataagagagcacttaaaaatgatgtgtttctctgattttaccaaattaaaaacctctggaatataatcaagaggaagatggatgatcacaaaccatcaaaccaccaaactgaactgcttgaatttttacaccaggagtaaagcagcataaagttatccaaaagcagtgtgtaagactggtggaggagaacatgatgccaagatgcatgaaaaaaaacaactgtgattaaaaaacagggttattccaccaaatattgattatttctgaactcttaaaactgtatgaatatgaacttgttttctttgctacTTCTCATAGGCTAcctttgggtagtgcacctcctggtgagagattgttgctAGATACTAGACATGTTTTTACGATGCATCTAAACATATTTTCCCCCttttgaaatacttttttttttattggataaaaTCGTATCAAGCGTTTATCATTGGATTGGGAGAAGCAGGATGGGCAATTTGACaaatatcaagattttaataatgatataaagATTGATGTGTTGGATGTATCAGTTTTGATGTATTAGCCAACCCTATCATCATGCATGGGAATCCACGAGGGGGTTGAGTGTCTTCAGACTGCATTCCCACATTCCCAGAGTGTCCCTGTCTCTCAGAATGTCTGGAATCTTACCAGGATCTTGGGAATGAGGGGAATCTTCACTGGGAAATGTTGAATGTGCAGCATCTGGATGACATCGACTAAAAACCTCTCCTctcctgttacacacacacacagagagagagagagagagagagagagagatgtccaAAGAGGAAGTGAAGCGTCTCTAAATACTCTCTTTTTCCCCTCCTCTCATCCTTCCTTCCTGTCGTCTCACGTCAGTCACCTTCACAAGTGCTCCTCTCCCCTGAGCTGTTTTACAGTTAATAACATCAATAGCTGAACAACTGCACATAAAACTGGGGAAAACTAGGAAAACAACTGACTTTTTCAGctaaaactacagatacaactgaaaaactacagatacaactgAAAAACTACAGATAAAACTCAAAAACTACAGATATAACTGAAAAACTACAGATATAACTgaaaaactacagatacaactgaaaaactacagatacaactgAAAAACTATAGATAAAACTGAATCATTACAGATAAAACTCACGAACTACtgataaaactgtaaaacttCAGCTTAAACTGAAAAACTACAGAAAAATAATGGATAAATTGCAGACAAAACTGAATAACTACAGATAATACTGAGCTACAGATGCAACTAAAGAACTACAGATAAAACTGAACAACTACtgataaaactgtaaaacttCAGCTTAAACTgaaaaactacagatacaactgaaaaactacaaataaaactgaagaacTATAGATAAAACTGAACTACAGATAAAACTGAATCATTACAGATATAACTGAAAATGAACAGATAAAACTAGAAAGCTATAGATAAAACTAGAGAACTAAGGATAAAATAGGAAAGTATAGATGAAACTAAAAAtcttatacaaaataaatataaatttagatAAAATGAATGTTATACGATATTAATTGATTTTGTTTCCAGCTTTGCAGTACATGTTGAATTGTAACCCGGTAATAAAATGTGAATCATATCTGCAGTTTCTTGCAAACACACAACTTTATTCCCAATAtagttttaaaaacaataattgaaATCTATAAACTAATAAATTTATCCTACGGTTTTTCTCCAGGGAGACGATCTGGACCCTTCGGGTGAACTTCCTGCAGGAACGAGTGCTCGACCAATGGGATTCCTTCACCATATGGAATGCTGGGAAACAGGGGCGGAAGCTCTACCGGAGCCTgagtctgaccaatcagaagaagGTAGGAGAAAACTGTTCTAACACTTAcacttaataatgttttatatacagtattgacTGGACTTTctactttctgtgtgtgtgtgtgtgtgtgtgtgtgtgtgtcaaggtCAAGGCATTTTGTGATGTAGATGAGAAGAAAATCAAGAAGGGCTTCTATACATACGAGGATTCAAAGGTACAATTACACACACATccttatataaat
Protein-coding sequences here:
- the b3gntl1 gene encoding UDP-GlcNAc:betaGal beta-1,3-N-acetylglucosaminyltransferase-like protein 1 isoform X6 — encoded protein: MRLLVARYGVILKVLQSDTRGGSTHSVQSNSIHRLYLFQVFTSHGPTVVMPTWFCSRDWFLKVGPFDEGGKGVPEDLLWFYRSLRLGGSVLRVDECLLIYRYHQHAATHSVLEETIWTLRVNFLQERVLDQWDSFTIWNAGKQGRKLYRSLSLTNQKKVKAFCDVDEKKIKKGFYTYEDSKERPKPKIPVLRVKDASPPFIVCVKLDMTAGVLEESLASLKLKEGEDFYHFN
- the b3gntl1 gene encoding UDP-GlcNAc:betaGal beta-1,3-N-acetylglucosaminyltransferase-like protein 1 isoform X5, which encodes MRGLSVTPPLLLVARYGVILKVLQSDTRGGSTHSVQSNSIHRLYLFQVFTSHGPTVVMPTWFCSRDWFLKVGPFDEGGKGVPEDLLWFYRSLRLGGSVLRVDECLLIYRYHQHAATHSVLEETIWTLRVNFLQERVLDQWDSFTIWNAGKQGRKLYRSLSLTNQKKVKAFCDVDEKKIKKGFYTYEDSKERPKPKIPVLRVKDASPPFIVCVKLDMTAGVLEESLASLKLKEGEDFYHFN
- the b3gntl1 gene encoding UDP-GlcNAc:betaGal beta-1,3-N-acetylglucosaminyltransferase-like protein 1 isoform X4; this encodes MMPQRVRLQYERTVCNPTAIVGCQVRRDPEGSTERYTRWINSLSPEQLYTQVFTSHGPTVVMPTWFCSRDWFLKVGPFDEGGKGVPEDLLWFYRSLRLGGSVLRVDECLLIYRYHQHAATHSVLEETIWTLRVNFLQERVLDQWDSFTIWNAGKQGRKLYRSLSLTNQKKVKAFCDVDEKKIKKGFYTYEDSKERPKPKIPVLRVKDASPPFIVCVKLDMTAGVLEESLASLKLKEGEDFYHFN